The Vicia villosa cultivar HV-30 ecotype Madison, WI linkage group LG1, Vvil1.0, whole genome shotgun sequence genome includes a region encoding these proteins:
- the LOC131643539 gene encoding putative non-specific lipid-transfer protein 14 has translation MKYCTMGSYKVLGIIGILMLLFSPPLVFASIECSIVAQLFSSCSTFIRYGTPNPVPGSPCCNAMSGLSIISDSGKNKQSVCRCIVRLIQNYSSNATAIGILPGFCGISLGFTIIRNSDCIVPYE, from the coding sequence ATGAAATATTGTACAATGGGAAGCTACAAGGTATTAGGAATAATTGGGATTTTGATGTTGCTATTCTCACCCCCATTAGTTTTTGCAAGCATAGAATGCTCCATAGTAGCTCAACTTTTTTCTTCATGCTCTACTTTCATCAGATATGGCACTCCAAATCCAGTTCCAGGGTCCCCTTGTTGTAACGCCATGTCAGGATTGAGTATAATTTCTGATTCAGGTAAAAATAAGCAATCTGTTTGTAGATGCATAGTGAGACTAATTCAAAATTATAGCTCAAATGCCACAGCTATAGGTATTTTGCCAGGTTTTTGTGGTATCTCTTTGGGCTTCACAATTATTCGCAATTCAGATTGTATAGTGCCTTATGAGTAA
- the LOC131643538 gene encoding RHOMBOID-like protein 2, with product MNSKRDVESGGEGTKSTNNYTAVANSISYGYHAYNHRISWLVPVVVAVNVVVFIVAMAINNCPEDNFGFQGDCVPEFLGRFSFQPWRENPLLGPSSSTLTKMGALKWENIVHQNQGWRLFTCILLHAGIIHLLSNMVYLVFISIRLQFGSLRIGLIYLLSGFGGSVLSSLFIRNSISVGASGALLGLLGAMLSELLTNWSIYFDKVTVLIDLLIIIIINLAIGILPYVDNFAHIGGFATGLLLGFVLLPRPQCGWLEQRSLPAGIRLKSKFKAYQYILGIVSLILLIVGFSIGLVMLFNEENGYDHCHWCHYLTCVPSVWECNNEN from the exons ATGAATTCTAAGAGAGATGTTGAAAGTGGTGGTGAAGGGACAAAGAGCACCAACAATTACACTGCTGTTGCGAATTCAATTTCATATGGTTATCATGCTTATAACCATAGGATATCATGGCTTGTACCTGTTGTTGTGGCGGTTAACGTTGTTGTTTTCATTGTGGCCATGGCTATTAACAATTGTCCCGAGGATAATTTTGGTTTTCAAGGTGATTGTGTTCCTGAGTTCCTTGGGAGATTCTCTTTTCAACCATGGAGGGAGAATCCATTGCTTGGTCCTTCTTCATCAAC ATTAACCAAGATGGGAGCTCTTAAATGGGAAAATATTGTGCACCAGAACCAAGGATGGAGACTCTTCACTTGCATTTTGTTACATGCTGGAATTATTCACTTGCTCTCAAACATGGTATACCTTGTTTTCATTAGCATTCGCTTGCAATTCGGATCTC TGAGAATTGGATTGATATACCTATTGTCTGGATTTGGAGGAAGTGTACTGTCTTCTCTTTTTATTCGAAATAGCATCTCCGTCGGCGCTTCTGGTGCGCTTTTGGGACTTCTTGGAGCAATGCTATCAGAACTTCTTACAAATTGGTCTATATATTTCGATAAAGTGACCGTTTTGATCGATCTTCtaattatcattatcatcaacCTCGCAATAGGCATTTTACCGTACGTTGATAACTTTGCTCATATTGGAGGATTTGCAACCGGACTTCTACTCGGTTTCGTTTTACTTCCTCGCCCTCAATGCGGTTGGTTAGAGCAGCGTAGTCTTCCTGCTGGGATTCGtctcaaatcaaaattcaaagctTACCAGTACATTCTTGGGATTGTGTCTCTAATTCTCTTGATTGTCGG ATTTTCAATTGGATTGGTGATGCTGTTCAACGAAGAGAATGGATATGATCACTGTCATTGGTGTCACTACCTAACATGTGTGCCAAGTGTATGGGAATGCAACAATGAGAATTAA
- the LOC131643537 gene encoding RHOMBOID-like protein 2, producing the protein MNSRRDVESGGGGTKNRVGDTNNYSADAANSSAYVYDAENHRNSWLVPVFVVVNVVVFIVAMAINNCPKNNFGLQGDCVARFLGRFSFQPLRENPLLGPSSSTLTKMGALKWENIVHQHQGWRLFTCIWLHAGIIHLLSNMICLVFIGIRLEQQFGFLRIGLIYLLSGFGGSVLSSLFIRNSISVGASGALFGLLGAMLSELLTNWTIYSNKVMALLTLLIIIAINLAIGILPHVDNFAHIGGFVTGLLLGFILLPRPQYGWLEQRRLPAGIRLKSKFKAYQYILGIVSLILLIIGLSIALVMLFKGENGYDHCHWCHYLTCVPSSKWECNNES; encoded by the exons ATGAATTCTAGGAGAGATGTTGAAAGTGGTGGTGGAGGGACAAAGAACAGAGTAGGTGACACAAACAATTATTCTGCTGATGCTGCAAATTCATCTGCATATGTTTATGATGCTGAAAATCATAGGAATTCATGGCTTGTACCTGTTTTTGTGGTTGTTAACGTTGTTGTTTTCATTGTGGCCATGGCTATTAACAATTGTCCCAAGAATAATTTTGGTCTTCAAGGTGATTGTGTTGCTAGGTTTCTTGGGAGATTCTCTTTCCAGCCTTTGAGGGAGAATCCATTGCTTGGTCCTTCTTCATCAAC ATTAACCAAGATGGGAGCGCTTAAATGGGAAAATATTGTGCACCAGCATCAAGGGTGGAGACTCTTCACTTGCATTTGGTTACATGCTGGGATTATTCACTTGCTATCAAACATGATATGCCTTGTCTTCATTGGCATTCGCCTCGAACAGCAATTTGGATTTT TGAGAATTGGATTGATATACCTATTGTCTGGATTTGGTGGAAGTGTACTTTCTTCTCTTTTTATTCGAAATAGCATCTCCGTCGGTGCTTCTGGTGCTCTGTTCGGACTTCTTGGAGCAATGCTATCGGAACTTCTTACAAATTGGACTATATATTCCAATAAA GTAATGGCTTTGCTCACTCTTCTAATTATCATCGCCATCAACCTTGCTATAGGCATTTTGCCGCACGTTGACAACTTTGCTCACATTGGAGGATTTGTGACAGGACTTCTACTTGGTTTCATTTTACTTCCACGTCCTCAATACGGCTGGTTAGAGCAGCGCCGCCTTCCTGCTGGTATTCGTCTCAAGTCGAAATTCAAAGCTTACCAATACATTCTAGGAATTGTGTCTCTAATTCTCTTGATTATTGG GTTATCAATTGCATTGGTGATGCTGTTCAAAGGTGAGAATGGATATGATCATTGTCATTGGTGTCACTACCTAACATGTGTGCCAAGTTCTAAATGGGAGTGCAACAATGAGAGTTAA